A window of Rubricoccus marinus contains these coding sequences:
- a CDS encoding SAM hydrolase/SAM-dependent halogenase family protein: MIVTLTTDFGTQDGYVAAIKGAMLSVAPEVRFVDVTHEVPPQDVMGAAFVMRQAIGHFPEGTIHLGVVDPGTGGSRRPLAARFHPPGSDREHIFVGPDNGLLSLITDDPPVRTVVLDQPNRWRSTRASETFHGRDIFAPVASHLASGVPLRDVGTPTEEIATLRWALPRADEQGVEGWVVHVDRYGNCITNIPRETVDAHRAGRDVSVYAGSTIIRGMNASYGDVTDTEPVAVFGSSGSLEVGVNRGNASTLLSLNRGTAVRLVFDSQPTRARRLTEIG; the protein is encoded by the coding sequence GTGATCGTCACCCTTACGACGGATTTCGGCACTCAGGACGGCTACGTGGCTGCAATCAAAGGCGCGATGCTCAGCGTCGCGCCAGAGGTCCGGTTTGTCGACGTGACGCACGAGGTCCCGCCCCAAGATGTGATGGGGGCGGCGTTCGTGATGCGGCAAGCCATCGGGCACTTCCCGGAAGGCACGATCCACCTCGGCGTGGTCGATCCCGGCACGGGAGGCTCCCGGCGGCCTCTGGCGGCGCGCTTCCACCCGCCTGGCTCCGACCGCGAGCACATCTTCGTAGGGCCAGACAACGGTTTGCTCTCGCTGATCACCGACGACCCGCCCGTGCGAACCGTTGTACTGGACCAGCCGAACCGCTGGCGGAGCACGCGAGCGAGCGAGACGTTCCACGGCCGGGACATCTTTGCGCCTGTCGCCTCGCACCTCGCCTCTGGCGTACCGCTCCGCGACGTGGGCACGCCGACGGAGGAAATCGCCACGCTGCGGTGGGCCCTGCCTCGCGCCGACGAGCAAGGCGTCGAGGGGTGGGTAGTGCACGTGGACCGCTACGGCAACTGCATCACGAACATCCCTCGCGAGACGGTGGACGCGCACCGCGCCGGTAGGGACGTGAGCGTCTACGCCGGGAGCACCATCATCCGCGGCATGAACGCGTCCTACGGGGACGTGACCGATACCGAGCCCGTGGCCGTTTTCGGGAGCAGCGGCTCTCTAGAGGTGGGTGTCAACCGCGGCAACGCCTCTACGCTTCTCTCGCTCAACCGAGGCACCGCCGTCCGCCTCGTCTTTGATTCCCAGCCCACGCGCGCTCGCCGCCTCACCGAGATCGGATGA
- a CDS encoding GbsR/MarR family transcriptional regulator, with protein sequence MSETPTTAANPTDSRHAEAVDEFVRLWGEMASQWGINRTMALIHALLFASSDPLDTDEIMERLGISRGNANMNLRALLDWELVRKTHKSGSRKDYYEAEQDVWKFTTKIIEERQRREIAPVQRALADVAADLRASGEVSEGESSFADRIDGLVDVMEVFDGFTRALLPLLRGRRADEVQKIIKFAMRLRSSKDS encoded by the coding sequence ATGAGTGAAACCCCAACGACCGCCGCCAACCCCACCGACTCCCGCCACGCGGAGGCGGTGGACGAGTTCGTGCGCCTCTGGGGCGAGATGGCCTCTCAGTGGGGAATCAACCGCACGATGGCCCTCATCCACGCGCTTCTCTTCGCCTCCAGCGATCCGCTGGACACCGACGAGATCATGGAGCGCCTCGGCATCAGCCGCGGCAACGCGAACATGAACCTCCGCGCGCTTCTGGATTGGGAGCTGGTGCGCAAGACGCACAAGTCCGGCAGCCGGAAGGACTACTACGAGGCCGAGCAGGACGTCTGGAAGTTCACCACCAAGATCATCGAGGAGCGCCAGAGGCGCGAAATCGCGCCGGTGCAGCGCGCCCTCGCCGACGTCGCCGCCGACCTCCGGGCCTCTGGCGAGGTCTCCGAAGGGGAGTCCTCGTTTGCTGATCGCATCGACGGCCTCGTGGACGTGATGGAGGTGTTCGACGGGTTTACTCGCGCCCTGCTCCCCCTTCTCCGCGGCCGACGCGCCGACGAAGTCCAGAAGATCATCAAGTTCGCCATGCGCCTCCGTAGCTCGAAAGACTCGTGA
- a CDS encoding YraN family protein yields MTSSELGREGERIAADFLTARGHRIMDQNYRFGREEIDIVSFEPTPADDGGEIVFVEVKARRGTGFGRPEDAVGEAKQKAIRRVAEAWLHERKLFPSPVRFDVIAVLFDKGEPTVEHFENAFGYFG; encoded by the coding sequence GTGACATCCTCAGAACTTGGACGAGAAGGCGAACGCATCGCCGCGGACTTCCTCACCGCTAGAGGCCATCGCATCATGGACCAGAACTACCGGTTCGGTCGCGAGGAGATCGACATCGTGAGCTTTGAGCCGACGCCGGCCGACGACGGCGGCGAGATCGTGTTCGTCGAGGTCAAGGCCCGACGCGGGACCGGCTTCGGGCGTCCGGAGGATGCTGTGGGCGAGGCCAAGCAGAAGGCGATTCGCCGCGTGGCCGAGGCGTGGCTGCACGAGCGCAAGCTGTTCCCCTCGCCCGTCCGCTTCGACGTGATCGCGGTGCTCTTCGACAAGGGTGAGCCTACCGTCGAGCACTTCGAGAACGCCTTCGGTTATTTCGGCTGA
- a CDS encoding isoaspartyl peptidase/L-asparaginase family protein, whose protein sequence is MDWGDAHLPVCSGSTPLAGPSLLIHGGAWAIPDDEIPAHLDGLNRALARGRQLLERGESALRVVVGVVTVLESHPAFDAGVGAVLDRDGRPQLDAGVMDGSSLAWGAVAGVRTVANPVQLASHLVHSSGQARFMVGEGAERFAAEAGMPHVEPERLIVARERERFEALRASNSFHTSDAFSGASGGRSASGASGVDSAPRGTVGCVALDARGQLAAATSTGGAPYTRPGRVGDSPIVGSGFWADTSAALSATGWGEAISTVQLCARTADAIASGAAPAEASGARLTQMREQIRWPGASPATGGLISLSASGVGGWAFTTPRMARGGWTPEGGAWACVERE, encoded by the coding sequence ATGGACTGGGGCGACGCGCACCTTCCGGTCTGCTCGGGTTCGACGCCTCTGGCGGGACCGTCTCTCCTCATCCACGGAGGCGCGTGGGCCATTCCCGATGACGAGATTCCGGCGCACCTCGACGGACTGAACCGCGCGCTCGCCAGAGGCCGTCAGTTGTTGGAGCGCGGCGAATCGGCATTGCGTGTGGTGGTGGGTGTCGTGACCGTCTTGGAATCGCACCCCGCGTTCGATGCGGGGGTGGGCGCCGTGCTGGACCGCGACGGACGGCCGCAGCTGGACGCTGGGGTAATGGACGGCAGTTCGCTCGCGTGGGGCGCCGTAGCGGGCGTTCGGACCGTCGCAAACCCGGTTCAGCTCGCTTCCCATCTGGTCCACTCCAGCGGCCAGGCGCGGTTCATGGTGGGCGAAGGCGCCGAGCGGTTCGCGGCTGAGGCCGGGATGCCGCACGTCGAGCCTGAGCGACTCATCGTGGCGCGGGAGCGCGAGCGATTCGAAGCGCTCCGCGCGAGCAATTCCTTCCACACCAGCGATGCGTTTTCGGGCGCTTCGGGCGGTCGTTCGGCCTCTGGCGCGAGTGGTGTGGATTCCGCACCGCGCGGAACGGTCGGCTGTGTTGCGCTCGACGCTAGAGGCCAGTTGGCCGCTGCAACGTCGACGGGCGGAGCGCCCTACACGCGCCCAGGCCGCGTGGGAGACAGCCCCATCGTAGGCTCGGGGTTCTGGGCCGACACCTCGGCTGCGCTGTCGGCCACAGGCTGGGGCGAGGCCATCTCGACGGTCCAACTGTGTGCCCGAACGGCCGACGCCATCGCAAGCGGCGCTGCACCGGCGGAGGCCTCTGGCGCGCGCCTCACTCAGATGCGGGAGCAGATCCGGTGGCCTGGCGCGTCGCCCGCTACAGGCGGACTGATCTCGCTAAGCGCCTCTGGCGTGGGCGGGTGGGCGTTTACGACCCCGCGCATGGCTCGCGGCGGCTGGACGCCCGAAGGCGGTGCGTGGGCATGTGTCGAGCGCGAGTAG
- a CDS encoding SpoIID/LytB domain-containing protein gives MTRLCLALLLFSTASVATAQEVRVRLFEGRNGSSARFTAVDAPLSVRLDGREIAQAYPGDVVHVERDASGVKVAAENIRERGSTVELASSGETRVRAGSNDRTYLGGFTVTASGQSLRIVNAAPMEPYVASVVAVEYPFSEIEGAKAQAVLARTYAIRHKGDHAGYDVEDSQRSQVYRGTQSVTDVSRRAAEETAGQILKYGTEVVEAVYSSSSGGHTANNEAVWNTAPVPYLRGRPDPYDADAPDHRWTATADASRVHGALSRYARGTTGITVVERSPSGRAVQVELRPSGRTITGSQFRAAVNASLGWRTIKSTHLDIQLSGGRYTFTGRGFGHGVGMSQYGARGHSRAGASYQDILAFYFVGTHLETQEGAISGPLASRPDDLRRMPTRRAVAWGLETSEAETRIEPQLPPAPTPVTVPREVDTRPAWVVRDALPNGSRVRSRPTPRAQARQEASPDSTVRTGW, from the coding sequence ATGACGCGTCTCTGCCTCGCCCTCCTGCTCTTCTCGACCGCCTCGGTGGCGACGGCGCAAGAGGTCCGCGTTCGACTCTTTGAAGGGCGCAACGGCTCCTCGGCTCGCTTTACGGCGGTTGACGCGCCCCTTTCTGTACGGCTAGACGGGCGCGAGATCGCGCAGGCCTATCCCGGCGATGTGGTCCACGTGGAGCGCGACGCCTCTGGCGTGAAGGTGGCAGCCGAAAACATCCGCGAGCGGGGCTCAACGGTCGAACTCGCGTCCTCTGGCGAGACGCGCGTTCGAGCCGGCAGCAACGACCGGACGTACCTGGGCGGCTTTACGGTCACGGCCTCCGGCCAATCGTTACGCATCGTCAACGCGGCCCCGATGGAGCCGTACGTCGCGAGCGTCGTCGCGGTGGAGTACCCGTTCTCTGAGATTGAGGGCGCCAAGGCCCAGGCCGTTTTAGCTCGGACTTACGCCATCCGCCACAAGGGAGACCACGCCGGGTACGACGTCGAAGACAGCCAGCGCTCGCAGGTGTACCGCGGGACCCAATCCGTCACCGACGTCTCGCGCCGCGCGGCCGAGGAGACGGCAGGCCAGATCCTCAAGTACGGTACCGAAGTCGTCGAAGCGGTCTACAGTTCGTCCTCTGGCGGACACACCGCCAACAACGAGGCGGTGTGGAACACCGCCCCCGTCCCCTATCTCCGCGGGCGCCCCGACCCGTACGACGCCGACGCGCCCGACCACCGCTGGACCGCCACCGCCGACGCCTCTCGCGTCCACGGCGCGCTCTCGCGCTACGCCAGAGGCACAACCGGCATCACCGTCGTGGAGCGCTCGCCATCCGGCCGGGCCGTACAGGTGGAGCTTCGCCCCTCCGGCCGCACCATTACGGGCTCGCAGTTCCGCGCCGCGGTAAACGCGTCGCTGGGCTGGAGAACGATCAAGAGCACGCATCTGGACATCCAGCTCTCGGGTGGACGCTACACGTTTACAGGACGCGGCTTCGGGCACGGTGTGGGGATGAGCCAGTACGGCGCCAGAGGCCACTCCCGGGCGGGCGCGAGCTACCAGGACATCCTTGCGTTCTACTTCGTCGGCACGCACCTCGAAACCCAGGAGGGCGCAATCAGCGGGCCTTTGGCGTCGCGCCCGGACGATCTTCGTCGGATGCCGACCCGCCGTGCCGTCGCGTGGGGGCTCGAAACGTCCGAGGCAGAAACCCGCATCGAGCCCCAGCTTCCTCCGGCGCCGACGCCGGTTACGGTTCCGCGCGAGGTCGACACGCGTCCCGCGTGGGTCGTCCGGGACGCGCTACCCAACGGCTCCCGCGTTCGCTCGCGCCCGACGCCTCGCGCCCAGGCCCGTCAGGAGGCATCACCGGACTCCACGGTCCGAACGGGCTGGTAA